A window of the Gossypium hirsutum isolate 1008001.06 chromosome A05, Gossypium_hirsutum_v2.1, whole genome shotgun sequence genome harbors these coding sequences:
- the LOC107958921 gene encoding lysosomal Pro-X carboxypeptidase isoform X3 — MAPSLSIFFLFIITFCVTLTAAAAGHFSLQTFFPRPAYQSLIKHAKTRKPKLPFKTRYFPQTLDHFSFHPKSSKIFYQKYLINTQYWHKGSPIFVYTGNEGDIEWFAANTGFMLDIAPKFRALLLFIEHRFCGESMPFGKDSYQSAKTLGYLNSQQALADLAVLIRSLKQNLSSEASPVVVFGGSYGGLLAAWFRLKYPHIAIGALASSAPILQFDKIIPWSSFYDAVSLDFKDVSQNCYEVIKGSWAELVAISTRKQALAELSKAFRTCKSLHSTASVLEWLWTAFVYTAMVNYPTEANFLKPLPAYPVQQMCKIIDKSPSGETKLSRAFAAASLYYNYSQTENCFEVEYEVDPHGLHGWHWQTCTEMVMPMTCSNESMFPPSGFDYKRFAEQCRMKYGVLPRPHWITTEFGGERIEKVLKRFGSNIIFSNGMQDPWSRGGSSPC; from the exons ATGGCTCCTTCCCTATCTATTTTCTTTCTATTCATCATCACATTTTGTGTAACACtaacagcagcagcagcagggCATTTTTCATTGCAAACATTTTTCCCTCGACCTGCCTATCAATCTTTAATCAAACATGCCAAGACTCGAAAACCAAAGCTTCCATTTAAGACTCGTTATTTCCCTCAGACTTTAGACCATTTCAGTTTCCACCCCAAGAGCTCTAAAATATTCTACCAAAAGTACCTAATTAACACTCAATACTGGCACAAAGGCTCTCCTATCTTTGTCTACACCGGGAATGAAGGAGATATTGAGTGGTTTGCTGCTAACACAGGGTTCATGCTTGACATTGCTCCCAAGTTCAGAGCTCTCCTTCTCTTCATTGAG CATAGATTTTGTGGGGAGTCAATGCCATTTGGGAAAGACTCATACCAGTCAGCAAAGACCCTGGGGTACTTAAATTCACAGCAAGCCTTGGCTGATTTAGCAGTTCTGATAAGAAGCTTGAAGCAGAACCTGTCATCTGAAGCATCCCCAGTGGTGGTCTTCGGTGGATCTTATGGAGGAT TGTTGGCAGCATGGTTTAGACTTAAATACCCTCATATAGCAATTGGTGCATTGGCTTCTTCAGCCCCTATATTACAGTTCGATAAGATAATCCCATGGTCAAGCTTCTACGATGCTGTCTCCCTGGATTTCAAG GATGTAAGCCAGAATTGCTATGAAGTGATAAAGGGGAGCTGGGCAGAACTGGTGGCAATTTCAACTCGGAAACAAGCCTTGGCTGAACTAAGCAAAGCTTTCAGGACCTGCAA GAGCCTTCATTCAACAGCTTCTGTTCTAGAGTGGCTATGGACTGCTTTTGTTTATACAGCCATGGTTAACTATCCAACTGAGGCAAATTTCCTAAAGCCATTACCTGCTTATCCTGTGCAGCAG ATGTGCAAGATAATTGATAAATCTCCATCGGGGGAAACGAAGCTTAGTCGTGCTTTTGCAGCAGCAAGCTTATATTACAACTATTCTCAGACGGAAAATTGCTTCGAGGTAGAATATGAAGTTGATCCGCATGGTCTTCATGGTTGGCACTGGCAG ACATGCACGGAGATGGTTATGCCAATGACTTGTTCTAATGAGAGCATGTTTCCTCCATCTGGCTTTGATTATAAAAGGTTTGCAGAACAATGCCGAATGAAATACGGGGTTTTGCCTCGGCCACACTGGATCACAACTGAATTCGGTGGCGAA AGAATCGAGAAAGTATTGAAGAGATTCGGTAGCAACATCATATTTTCCAATGGAATGCAGGATCCATGGAGCAGAGGAGG GAGCTCACCATGTTGA
- the LOC107958921 gene encoding lysosomal Pro-X carboxypeptidase isoform X2 yields the protein MAPSLSIFFLFIITFCVTLTAAAAGHFSLQTFFPRPAYQSLIKHAKTRKPKLPFKTRYFPQTLDHFSFHPKSSKIFYQKYLINTQYWHKGSPIFVYTGNEGDIEWFAANTGFMLDIAPKFRALLLFIEHRFCGESMPFGKDSYQSAKTLGYLNSQQALADLAVLIRSLKQNLSSEASPVVVFGGSYGGLLAAWFRLKYPHIAIGALASSAPILQFDKIIPWSSFYDAVSLDFKDVSQNCYEVIKGSWAELVAISTRKQALAELSKAFRTCKSLHSTASVLEWLWTAFVYTAMVNYPTEANFLKPLPAYPVQQMCKIIDKSPSGETKLSRAFAAASLYYNYSQTENCFEVEYEVDPHGLHGWHWQTCTEMVMPMTCSNESMFPPSGFDYKRFAEQCRMKYGVLPRPHWITTEFGGERIEKVLKRFGSNIIFSNGMQDPWSRGGKRSSPC from the exons ATGGCTCCTTCCCTATCTATTTTCTTTCTATTCATCATCACATTTTGTGTAACACtaacagcagcagcagcagggCATTTTTCATTGCAAACATTTTTCCCTCGACCTGCCTATCAATCTTTAATCAAACATGCCAAGACTCGAAAACCAAAGCTTCCATTTAAGACTCGTTATTTCCCTCAGACTTTAGACCATTTCAGTTTCCACCCCAAGAGCTCTAAAATATTCTACCAAAAGTACCTAATTAACACTCAATACTGGCACAAAGGCTCTCCTATCTTTGTCTACACCGGGAATGAAGGAGATATTGAGTGGTTTGCTGCTAACACAGGGTTCATGCTTGACATTGCTCCCAAGTTCAGAGCTCTCCTTCTCTTCATTGAG CATAGATTTTGTGGGGAGTCAATGCCATTTGGGAAAGACTCATACCAGTCAGCAAAGACCCTGGGGTACTTAAATTCACAGCAAGCCTTGGCTGATTTAGCAGTTCTGATAAGAAGCTTGAAGCAGAACCTGTCATCTGAAGCATCCCCAGTGGTGGTCTTCGGTGGATCTTATGGAGGAT TGTTGGCAGCATGGTTTAGACTTAAATACCCTCATATAGCAATTGGTGCATTGGCTTCTTCAGCCCCTATATTACAGTTCGATAAGATAATCCCATGGTCAAGCTTCTACGATGCTGTCTCCCTGGATTTCAAG GATGTAAGCCAGAATTGCTATGAAGTGATAAAGGGGAGCTGGGCAGAACTGGTGGCAATTTCAACTCGGAAACAAGCCTTGGCTGAACTAAGCAAAGCTTTCAGGACCTGCAA GAGCCTTCATTCAACAGCTTCTGTTCTAGAGTGGCTATGGACTGCTTTTGTTTATACAGCCATGGTTAACTATCCAACTGAGGCAAATTTCCTAAAGCCATTACCTGCTTATCCTGTGCAGCAG ATGTGCAAGATAATTGATAAATCTCCATCGGGGGAAACGAAGCTTAGTCGTGCTTTTGCAGCAGCAAGCTTATATTACAACTATTCTCAGACGGAAAATTGCTTCGAGGTAGAATATGAAGTTGATCCGCATGGTCTTCATGGTTGGCACTGGCAG ACATGCACGGAGATGGTTATGCCAATGACTTGTTCTAATGAGAGCATGTTTCCTCCATCTGGCTTTGATTATAAAAGGTTTGCAGAACAATGCCGAATGAAATACGGGGTTTTGCCTCGGCCACACTGGATCACAACTGAATTCGGTGGCGAA AGAATCGAGAAAGTATTGAAGAGATTCGGTAGCAACATCATATTTTCCAATGGAATGCAGGATCCATGGAGCAGAGGAGG AAAAAG GAGCTCACCATGTTGA
- the LOC107958922 gene encoding VAMP-like protein YKT61, with protein MKITSLLVLKCNPEGSDPIILANATDVSHFGYFQRSSVREFIVFVARTVAKRTPPGQRQSVQHEEYKVHAYNRNGLVALGFMDDHYPVRSAFSLLNQVLDEYLKNFGESWRTVQADSTQSWPYLEEALVKFQDPAEADKLLKIQRELDETKIILHKTIDSVLERGEKLDSLVEKSSDLSAASQMFYKQAKRTNQCCTLL; from the exons ATGAAGATCACGTCGTTATTGGTGTTGAAGTGCAACCCAGAAGGATCTGATCCGATCATATTAGCGAACGCAACTGATGTGAGCCATTTCGGTTACTTCCAAAGGTCAAGCGTGAGGGAGTTTATCGTCTTTGTTGCTCGAACCGTCGCCAAACGTACACCTCCCGGCCAGCGCCAGTCCGTCCAGCACGAAG AGTACAAGGTACACGCTTACAACAGAAATGGACTTGTTGCCTTGGGATTTATGGATGACCACTATCCTGTTCGAAGTGCTTTTTCGCTTCTCAACCAG GTGCTAGATGAATATCTGAAAAATTTTGGGGAATCATGGAGAACCGTGCAAGCTGATAGTACTCAATCTTGGCCCTACCTGGAAGAAGCTCTGGTTAAATTTCAG GACCCTGCAGAGGcagataaattattgaaaatacaGAGGGAGTTGGATGAAACTAAAATCATCCTT CATAAAACTATTGATAGTGTACTTGAACGAGGTGAGAAGCTGGACAGTTTAGTTGAGAAGAGTTCAGATCTGAGTGCGGCATCTCAG ATGTTCTACAAGCAGGCCAAGAGAACCAATCAATGCTGTACCTTACTGTAA
- the LOC107958921 gene encoding lysosomal Pro-X carboxypeptidase isoform X1, protein MAPSLSIFFLFIITFCVTLTAAAAGHFSLQTFFPRPAYQSLIKHAKTRKPKLPFKTRYFPQTLDHFSFHPKSSKIFYQKYLINTQYWHKGSPIFVYTGNEGDIEWFAANTGFMLDIAPKFRALLLFIEHRFCGESMPFGKDSYQSAKTLGYLNSQQALADLAVLIRSLKQNLSSEASPVVVFGGSYGGLLAAWFRLKYPHIAIGALASSAPILQFDKIIPWSSFYDAVSLDFKDVSQNCYEVIKGSWAELVAISTRKQALAELSKAFRTCKSLHSTASVLEWLWTAFVYTAMVNYPTEANFLKPLPAYPVQQMCKIIDKSPSGETKLSRAFAAASLYYNYSQTENCFEVEYEVDPHGLHGWHWQTCTEMVMPMTCSNESMFPPSGFDYKRFAEQCRMKYGVLPRPHWITTEFGGERIEKVLKRFGSNIIFSNGMQDPWSRGGVLRNISATIIALVTEKGAHHVDFRAATKDDPDWLIQQRRQEVEIIQRWLDEYYVDLRHA, encoded by the exons ATGGCTCCTTCCCTATCTATTTTCTTTCTATTCATCATCACATTTTGTGTAACACtaacagcagcagcagcagggCATTTTTCATTGCAAACATTTTTCCCTCGACCTGCCTATCAATCTTTAATCAAACATGCCAAGACTCGAAAACCAAAGCTTCCATTTAAGACTCGTTATTTCCCTCAGACTTTAGACCATTTCAGTTTCCACCCCAAGAGCTCTAAAATATTCTACCAAAAGTACCTAATTAACACTCAATACTGGCACAAAGGCTCTCCTATCTTTGTCTACACCGGGAATGAAGGAGATATTGAGTGGTTTGCTGCTAACACAGGGTTCATGCTTGACATTGCTCCCAAGTTCAGAGCTCTCCTTCTCTTCATTGAG CATAGATTTTGTGGGGAGTCAATGCCATTTGGGAAAGACTCATACCAGTCAGCAAAGACCCTGGGGTACTTAAATTCACAGCAAGCCTTGGCTGATTTAGCAGTTCTGATAAGAAGCTTGAAGCAGAACCTGTCATCTGAAGCATCCCCAGTGGTGGTCTTCGGTGGATCTTATGGAGGAT TGTTGGCAGCATGGTTTAGACTTAAATACCCTCATATAGCAATTGGTGCATTGGCTTCTTCAGCCCCTATATTACAGTTCGATAAGATAATCCCATGGTCAAGCTTCTACGATGCTGTCTCCCTGGATTTCAAG GATGTAAGCCAGAATTGCTATGAAGTGATAAAGGGGAGCTGGGCAGAACTGGTGGCAATTTCAACTCGGAAACAAGCCTTGGCTGAACTAAGCAAAGCTTTCAGGACCTGCAA GAGCCTTCATTCAACAGCTTCTGTTCTAGAGTGGCTATGGACTGCTTTTGTTTATACAGCCATGGTTAACTATCCAACTGAGGCAAATTTCCTAAAGCCATTACCTGCTTATCCTGTGCAGCAG ATGTGCAAGATAATTGATAAATCTCCATCGGGGGAAACGAAGCTTAGTCGTGCTTTTGCAGCAGCAAGCTTATATTACAACTATTCTCAGACGGAAAATTGCTTCGAGGTAGAATATGAAGTTGATCCGCATGGTCTTCATGGTTGGCACTGGCAG ACATGCACGGAGATGGTTATGCCAATGACTTGTTCTAATGAGAGCATGTTTCCTCCATCTGGCTTTGATTATAAAAGGTTTGCAGAACAATGCCGAATGAAATACGGGGTTTTGCCTCGGCCACACTGGATCACAACTGAATTCGGTGGCGAA AGAATCGAGAAAGTATTGAAGAGATTCGGTAGCAACATCATATTTTCCAATGGAATGCAGGATCCATGGAGCAGAGGAGG TGTGCTGAGAAATATATCCGCCACTATCATTGCTCTTGTCACAGAAAAAG GAGCTCACCATGTTGATTTCCGAGCCGCCACAAAAGACGATCCGGACTGGCTTATACAACAAAGGCGGCAAGAAGTTGAAATCATCCAAAGATGGTTAGATGAGTACTATGTGGATCTCAGACATGCTTAA
- the LOC107958918 gene encoding two-component response regulator ORR24 — MTMEEKLGGSNGEDGGRGRFPIGMRVLAVDDDPICLKVLENLLRKCQYHVTTTNQAITALKMLRENRNRYDLVISDVNMPDMDGFKLLELVGLEMDLPVIMLSAHSDTKLVMKGITHGACDYLLKPVRIEELKNIWQHVVRKKKPDSKDQINASNQDKSRGGTGETGPTSSSSDQKVSKKRKDQSEDEDEEGDDNGHEDPSTQKKPRVVWSVELHRKFVSAVNQLGLEKAVPKKILDLMNVEGLTRENVASHLQKYRLYLKRLSSVATQQANMVAALGSKDPSYLRMGSLDGFGDFRTLTGPGRISSASLSSYQPGGLFGRLNSSAALSLRGISSGVIQSGHSQTLSNPINGFGKIQPAVVPANQNQNGTLFQGIPTSINQLSQNKPTNHFGEFNRGNDPNAFGVATNFQDARVTVGGSSNTLPVSSGNPLLLQSNTQQTQHSGAFGNQSSSLGVTSLNQEPFDMNVRGSSNFLDHGRCSENWQSAVQLSSFPSNALSTSEAFSHEQLPNNNLQESISWTSSHLSSSPLDLSSSMANPANLEDSRGNISQVSLNNNVIQNIDYTTKQQWGDSRHDYNGNMNNSFSRGDSLVPASGPMMDQSNLISDKMNDVSLFSQFSGDSTYVVPHLDGEKSAFDTKPRSNEDFLFETKPQNGFNQNSFEPLENIMMSMIKSDQNNETPLMDGEFGFDAYSLGSCI, encoded by the exons ATGACTATGGAGGAGAAACTGGGTGGTTCCAATGGTGAAGATGGTGGCAGGGGCAGGTTTCCAATTGGTATGCGTGTTTtagcagttgatgatgatcctaTTTGTCTCAAAGTTTTGGAAAATCTCCTTCGTAAATGCCAATATCATG TTACCACAACCAATCAGGCAATCACGGCCCTCAAAATGTTGAGGGAAAACAGGAACAGATATGACTTGGTTATTAGTGATGTTAATATGCCAGATATGGATGGCTTTAAGCTTCTTGAACTTGTGGGGCTTGAAATGGACCTACCTGTAATTA TGTTGTCAGCTCATAGTGATACCAAGCTTGTAATGAAGGGGATTACTCATGGTGCTTGTGACTACTTATTGAAGCCGGTTCGCATTGAGGAGCTAAAAAACATATGGCAACACGTCGTGAGAAAAAAGAAACCTGACTCTAAGGATCAAATTAATGCATCAAATCAAGATAAATCTCGGGGAGGAACCGGAGAAACTGGTCCAACATCTAGCAGTTCTGACCAAAAGGTCAGTAAGAAGAGGAAGGACCAAAGTGAAGATGAGGATGAAGAGGGTGACGATAATGGACATGAGGACCCTTCAACCCAAAAGAAGCCTCGAGTTGTTTGGTCTGTAGAGCTGCATAGGAAGTTTGTTTCAGCTGTCAACCAATTGGGTCTTGAGA AGGCTGTTCCGAAGAAAATTCTTGACCTCATGAATGTCGAAGGCCTTACAAGGGAAAATGTAGCAAGCCATCTACAG AAATATAGGCTTTACCTAAAAAGACTCAGCAGTGTTGCAACTCAACAAGCTAACATGGTTGCTGCATTAGGAAGTAAAGATCCGTCTTACTTGCGCATGGGTTCACTGGACGGCTTTGGAGATTTTCGCACATTGACTGGACCTGGAAGGATTTCAAGTGCCTCTCTGTCATCTTATCAGCCAGGTGGATTGTTTGGGAGACTGAACTCCTCTGCTGCTTTAAGCCTACGTGGGATTTCTTCTGGTGTGATTCAGTCGGGACATTCTCAAACATTGAGCAATCCGATCAATGGTTTTGGAAAGATCCAGCCAGCCGTGGTACCTGCAAACCAGAATCAAAATGGAACTTTGTTTCAAGGGATCCCAACATCAATCAATCAACTGTCGCAGAACAAGCCCACCAACCACTTTGGAGAATTTAATCGCGGTAATGATCCAAATGCTTTTGGTGTTGCTACGAACTTCCAAGATGCGAGAGTCACGGTTGGTGGCTCAAGTAATACTCTACCTGTTTCCTCGGGCAACCCTTTGTTGTTACAGTCAAACACACAACAGACACAACATAGTGGTGCATTTGGAAATCAATCATCATCCCTTGGTGTGACATCACTGAATCAGGAACCATTTGACATGAACGTTCGTGGTTCTTCTAATTTTCTTGATCATGGTAGATGCAGCGAAAATTGGCAAAGCGCTGTTCAATTATCCAGTTTTCCTTCAAATGCATTGTCAACAAGTGAAGCTTTCAGTCATGAGCAATTGCCGAATAATAATTTGCAAGAAAGTATTTCTTGGACGAGCTCTCACCTTAGTAGCAGCCCTCTTGATCTTTCTTCTTCCATGGCAAATCCAGCAAATTTGGAGGACTCTAGAGGAAACATCTCCCAAGTCAGTCTAAATAATAATGTCATTCAGAATATTGATTACACAACAAAGCAACAATGGGGAGATAGCAGACATGATTACAACGGCAATATGAATAATTCATTCAGCCGAGGAGACTCCCTGGTCCCTGCAAGTGGACCTATGATGGACCAAAGCAATCTCATCAGTGATAAAATGAATGATGTTTCTTTGTTCAGCCAATTTAGTGGTGACAGTACTTATGTTGTTCCACACCTTGATGGTGAGAAATCAGCTTTCGACACAAAACCAAGATCCAATGAGGACTTCCTATTTGAGACAAAGCCACAAAACGGCTTCAATCAAAATAGTTTTGAACCTTTGGAGAATATAATGATGTCCATGATCAAATCG GATCAAAATAATGAGACCCCATTGATGGATGGGGAATTCGGATTCGACGCGTACTCTCTTGGATCTTGTATATGA
- the LOC107958923 gene encoding temperature-induced lipocalin-1: MSQKTMEVVKNLDIKRYMGRWYEIASFPSRFQPRNGVNTRATYTLNEDGTVHVLNETFTDGKRGFIEGTAYKADPQSDEAKLKVKFYVPPFLPIIPIVGDYWVLHLDDDYQYALIGQPSRNYLWVLCRQTHMDDEIYNQLVQKAKDEGYDVSKLHKTPQSDPPPEGDDTPKDTKGIWWIKSLLGM, from the exons ATGTCCCAGAAAACAATGGAAGTGGTGAAGAATTTGGACATCAAAAGATACATGGGAAGGTGGTACGAGATAGCTTCATTCCCATCAAGGTTTCAGCCAAGGAATGGGGTGAATACAAGGGCTACCTATACTTTGAATGAAGACGGAACAGTGCATGTGCTTAACGAGACTTTCACTGATGGCAAAAGAGGGTTTATAGAAGGCACTGCGTACAAGGCGGATCCCCAGAGTGATGAGGCAAAGCTGAAGGTGAAATTCTATGTTCCTCCTTTCTTGCCCATCATTCCCATCGTTGGAGATTACTGGGTTTTGCACCTTGATGATGATTATCAGTATGCTCTCATTGGTCAGCCTAGCAGGAATTATCTTTGG GTATTGTGCAGGCAAACACATATGGATGATGAAATCTACAATCAGCTGGTGCAGAAGGCTAAAGATGAGGGctatgatgtgagtaaattgcACAAGACCCCACAAAGCGATCCTCCACCTGAAGGAGATGACACTCCCAAGGACACCAAAGGCATTTGGTGGATCAAATCCCTTTTAGGCATGTAG